A single Alcanivorax borkumensis SK2 DNA region contains:
- a CDS encoding amidase has protein sequence MKFAEYRQFDAIGLAELVARGEVTAMELLELAIARADAVNPQLNGLIIPLYDMARKRAAGPLSGPLAGVPMLVKDLFQEIGGAPNYQGNKARKARDVHAQRDSTLVARWKQGGLVPFGRTNTPEFGAKGVTEPDSFGPARNPWNVDHTPGGSSGGSAAMVAAGVVPVAGANDGGGSIRIPAACCGLFGLKPGRGRTPWGPEFTEAMHGIAVNHALTRSVRDSALLLDITQGDERGSLFQIAPPEQAYALSAASRPGKLRIGFSTRSPLGTDVDSEAIRAVEKTVALLRDLGHEVEEAEPQMDAKQMCMDWLSVWFGQCAAEVDEVKTMTGCGDEGFELDTLAIAAFGRATPAHEYVKCQTRWQLYMIAMDTFLEQYDFWLTPTLASPPVGIGAMATPPWQQTALKVLLKVGGEKLLMKTGMIEQVAIENFKYMPFTQFANVIGVPAMSVPLHWCDSSSGNVGLPLGSQFVGGHGDEGKLLALAAQLEEAAPWFNKVPM, from the coding sequence ATGAAGTTTGCAGAATACCGCCAGTTTGATGCCATCGGGCTTGCCGAGCTGGTGGCGCGGGGGGAGGTCACGGCAATGGAATTGCTGGAGCTGGCGATTGCCCGTGCCGATGCGGTGAACCCGCAATTAAATGGTTTGATTATTCCATTGTATGACATGGCCCGAAAACGCGCCGCGGGGCCATTGAGCGGACCGTTGGCGGGTGTGCCCATGCTGGTAAAAGATCTTTTTCAGGAAATCGGCGGTGCGCCCAACTATCAGGGCAATAAAGCGCGCAAGGCTCGTGATGTCCATGCGCAAAGAGATTCTACCCTGGTGGCACGCTGGAAACAGGGCGGGCTGGTACCATTCGGCCGCACCAATACCCCGGAGTTTGGCGCCAAGGGCGTTACCGAGCCGGATTCGTTCGGGCCGGCGCGTAATCCCTGGAACGTAGATCACACTCCCGGTGGTTCGTCCGGGGGCTCGGCGGCTATGGTGGCTGCAGGTGTGGTACCGGTGGCCGGCGCTAATGATGGTGGCGGTAGTATCCGGATTCCCGCTGCCTGTTGTGGTCTGTTCGGGCTCAAGCCGGGCCGTGGGCGCACCCCCTGGGGGCCCGAATTCACTGAGGCCATGCATGGAATAGCGGTAAACCACGCGCTGACCCGCAGCGTGCGTGACAGTGCGTTGCTGTTGGATATTACCCAGGGTGACGAGCGCGGTAGTCTGTTTCAGATTGCTCCGCCGGAGCAAGCTTACGCCCTGTCTGCGGCTAGCCGCCCCGGCAAGCTGCGTATCGGTTTTTCTACTCGCTCGCCGCTAGGCACCGATGTGGATTCGGAGGCGATCCGGGCGGTGGAGAAAACCGTGGCGTTGTTACGGGACTTGGGCCACGAAGTGGAAGAGGCTGAGCCACAGATGGACGCCAAACAGATGTGCATGGATTGGCTATCGGTTTGGTTTGGCCAGTGTGCTGCCGAGGTGGATGAGGTGAAAACTATGACCGGTTGCGGTGATGAGGGCTTTGAGCTGGATACCTTGGCCATTGCCGCTTTTGGCCGTGCTACCCCGGCCCATGAATATGTGAAGTGCCAGACCCGTTGGCAGTTATACATGATCGCCATGGATACCTTCTTGGAGCAGTACGATTTCTGGTTGACCCCTACTCTGGCGTCCCCCCCTGTCGGTATCGGCGCTATGGCGACACCGCCGTGGCAGCAGACCGCTCTGAAGGTGTTGCTCAAGGTCGGCGGGGAAAAGCTGTTAATGAAGACCGGCATGATTGAGCAGGTGGCCATAGAGAACTTCAAATACATGCCGTTCACCCAGTTTGCCAATGTCATTGGTGTGCCTGCCATGTCGGTGCCACTGCACTGGTGTGATTCTTCTTCAGGAAACGTGGGCCTGCCGCTGGGTTCCCAGTTTGTTGGTGGCCATGGGGATGAAGGCAAGCTGCTGGCGCTGGCGGCGCAACTGGAAGAGGCGGCTCCGTGGTTCAATAAGGTGCCGATGTAA
- a CDS encoding metal-dependent hydrolase, translating into MNNAVRHQIKARRVQFDFDDTPLHWLRDDPFSTHIINGIHLLLPEGELWFCRVYNQALPLIKDDQLRADVEGFIRQEAVHSRAHSKAQMYLERHGLRVAPFLNKVEWLFGTALADAPFGLTLLKRKPLKKNWLVLRVGIIAAIEHFTGVLGQWAMDNESWEQNGDATMVDLFKWHLAEEVEHRTVAYDLFEHLCKTQLGFYVSRQALMALVFPLFIYFIAEGGRSLAGQDPDKETRKLARKLLPQLLIQLQQVGQKTQNVPTFSFLFNATLRWVSPRFHPINEGDTQQALDYLARSPAA; encoded by the coding sequence ATGAACAACGCTGTTCGCCATCAAATTAAAGCTCGGCGGGTGCAATTCGATTTTGACGATACACCACTGCATTGGCTGCGCGATGACCCGTTCTCTACTCATATCATCAACGGTATTCACTTGTTACTACCGGAAGGTGAGCTGTGGTTCTGCCGAGTTTATAACCAGGCGCTTCCTTTAATTAAAGACGATCAACTTCGAGCAGATGTAGAAGGCTTTATTCGTCAGGAAGCCGTGCACTCGCGTGCCCACAGCAAAGCGCAGATGTATCTTGAGCGTCATGGCTTACGTGTGGCGCCCTTCCTGAATAAAGTGGAATGGTTGTTTGGAACGGCTTTGGCAGATGCGCCCTTCGGTTTAACACTGCTAAAGCGCAAGCCCCTGAAAAAAAACTGGCTGGTATTGCGTGTTGGCATCATCGCCGCCATCGAGCACTTCACTGGTGTGCTTGGCCAATGGGCCATGGATAACGAAAGCTGGGAACAAAACGGCGACGCCACCATGGTCGACCTATTCAAGTGGCACTTGGCCGAAGAAGTAGAGCACCGCACTGTTGCCTACGACCTGTTTGAACATCTGTGCAAGACTCAACTAGGCTTTTACGTCAGCCGCCAGGCATTAATGGCACTGGTATTCCCCTTGTTCATTTATTTCATTGCGGAAGGCGGCAGGAGCCTGGCAGGTCAAGACCCAGATAAAGAAACCCGTAAGTTAGCTCGCAAGCTGCTTCCTCAGCTCCTCATTCAACTGCAGCAAGTCGGCCAGAAAACACAAAACGTGCCCACCTTTAGTTTCTTATTCAACGCCACCCTGCGTTGGGTATCGCCGCGGTTTCACCCAATCAATGAAGGCGATACTCAACAGGCCCTAGATTATCTGGCACGCTCTCCGGCAGCCTAG
- a CDS encoding TonB-dependent receptor domain-containing protein, producing the protein MPILVGVVANGLAMPAVAQENTVHELGAVTVVSAAGFEQKITDAPASISVISQQELHSRPFTSVVDAVRELEGVDVGETRDKTGQSTISMRGMGADYTLILIDGRRQNNHGDIYPNNFGGNQFNHMPPLEAIERIEVIRGPSSTLYGADAIGGVINIITKKEYEKWGGSINVSRTIQEYDQYGDATSTDFSVSGPLGDQFGLALRGSLYDQDASSPEYDPVTDPSGVLQERELGFGSGGRTVDNEDTALGFTLRWTPTDNQRISLDYDDSVQTYDNSESQLGTHDSADRLPRAGYAQDQEFTREQIALTHEGEWGFGLSNVSLTYLSTNNEGRTLPLTADERQQYDDIVATNADCVADAGSDACLAVLGSTFLPRPERTLESSELRLDGKLDLPINDQHFVVVGTQILRGELEDGVFGLESGDAGEVFENNFWALYAEDNWTPVEPFTLTAGVRYDNHETFGDQISPRLYGVYTLSPSWTVKGGVSTGYKTPKTIDLYDGITGFGGQGTRPWVGNPDLEPETSVNSEIALYWESPNRHSANLTVFHNDFKDKIVRQDSALCSATGGQTPCVDLGDYDTVDGIVTWPMNVDEAVIQGVEVAGRYQISSRWSLRANYTYIDSEQTSGEEKGYSLTGTARHMFNGTLDWQTTQAFAMFLTVEGRQDRFRGFGSTDASGGEYWKNYEIYHLGARLALNKSVTLHARINNLLDEDFTSYDVGFVDDGSGGYDVEYYDDYNNKDARRNFWVGLQATF; encoded by the coding sequence ATGCCAATTCTGGTAGGTGTTGTGGCTAACGGCTTAGCTATGCCGGCGGTTGCGCAAGAGAATACGGTCCATGAACTGGGTGCGGTCACGGTAGTTTCTGCCGCTGGTTTCGAGCAGAAAATTACCGATGCCCCAGCCAGTATTTCGGTAATTAGCCAACAGGAACTGCATAGCCGGCCTTTCACCTCCGTGGTGGATGCGGTGCGTGAGCTGGAAGGGGTCGACGTGGGGGAAACCCGTGACAAGACGGGCCAGTCCACTATCTCCATGCGCGGCATGGGGGCGGACTATACGCTAATCCTCATTGATGGCCGCCGGCAAAATAACCACGGCGATATCTACCCCAACAATTTTGGCGGCAACCAGTTTAATCATATGCCGCCGCTAGAAGCCATTGAGCGCATCGAAGTTATCCGTGGGCCGTCGTCCACTCTTTATGGTGCGGATGCCATTGGTGGGGTGATTAATATCATCACCAAAAAAGAGTATGAAAAATGGGGCGGCAGCATCAACGTGAGTCGCACTATTCAGGAATATGACCAGTACGGTGATGCGACCTCAACGGATTTCTCCGTGTCTGGCCCGTTGGGCGATCAGTTTGGCCTGGCGTTGCGAGGCAGTCTCTACGACCAGGATGCATCTAGCCCGGAATACGATCCGGTGACCGATCCTAGTGGGGTACTTCAGGAGCGAGAACTGGGTTTCGGCAGTGGTGGTCGTACTGTAGACAATGAGGACACGGCTCTGGGTTTCACTTTGAGATGGACCCCCACGGATAATCAGCGTATCTCGCTCGATTATGATGATTCCGTGCAAACCTACGACAACTCAGAGAGTCAGTTGGGTACCCATGATAGCGCTGACCGCCTACCTCGGGCGGGCTATGCACAAGACCAGGAGTTCACCCGTGAGCAAATAGCGCTGACTCACGAGGGCGAGTGGGGCTTTGGTTTGAGCAATGTTTCGTTGACCTATTTGTCCACCAATAATGAAGGGCGCACCTTGCCACTAACCGCGGATGAGCGTCAGCAATATGACGATATCGTTGCGACCAATGCGGATTGTGTTGCGGATGCCGGCAGTGACGCCTGCCTTGCCGTGCTAGGCTCCACTTTCTTACCACGCCCGGAGCGGACTTTGGAAAGCAGCGAGCTGCGCCTGGACGGTAAGCTGGACCTGCCCATCAATGATCAGCACTTTGTGGTGGTAGGTACCCAGATTCTTCGCGGTGAGTTGGAAGATGGCGTGTTCGGCCTAGAGAGTGGTGACGCGGGCGAGGTGTTTGAGAATAATTTCTGGGCGCTGTATGCCGAAGATAACTGGACGCCGGTGGAGCCGTTTACGCTGACAGCGGGTGTGCGTTACGACAACCATGAAACCTTTGGCGATCAGATTAGCCCGCGCCTCTATGGTGTTTATACGCTTTCACCAAGCTGGACAGTGAAAGGCGGTGTCAGCACGGGCTATAAGACCCCCAAAACCATTGACTTATACGACGGCATTACCGGCTTTGGCGGGCAGGGCACACGCCCCTGGGTGGGCAACCCGGATTTGGAGCCGGAAACCAGCGTCAATTCTGAAATCGCTCTTTATTGGGAAAGTCCGAACCGACATAGCGCTAACCTGACGGTGTTCCATAACGACTTTAAAGACAAGATTGTTCGCCAAGACAGCGCGTTGTGTTCAGCCACTGGTGGACAAACGCCCTGTGTGGACCTAGGGGACTATGACACGGTGGACGGCATTGTTACCTGGCCAATGAATGTGGATGAAGCGGTGATTCAAGGTGTGGAAGTGGCAGGGCGCTACCAGATCTCTTCCCGCTGGTCATTACGTGCCAATTACACCTATATCGACAGTGAACAGACAAGTGGTGAAGAGAAAGGTTACTCACTTACGGGCACCGCTCGGCATATGTTTAACGGCACGCTGGATTGGCAAACCACCCAGGCGTTTGCCATGTTTCTGACGGTAGAAGGGCGCCAAGATCGCTTCCGGGGCTTTGGCAGTACAGATGCCAGCGGTGGTGAATACTGGAAGAACTATGAGATTTATCACCTTGGTGCCCGTTTGGCGCTCAACAAATCTGTTACCTTGCATGCCCGGATTAACAACCTGCTGGATGAAGACTTTACTTCCTATGATGTGGGCTTCGTGGATGACGGTAGCGGTGGCTATGATGTGGAGTACTACGATGACTACAACAATAAGGATGCCCGTCGTAACTTCTGGGTGGGTCTGCAAGCGACCTTCTAA
- a CDS encoding manganese efflux pump MntP has protein sequence MNPIALLLLAFAMSTDAFAAAIGKGAILKKPRLTEAFRIGIIFGSIEAITPLVGWLIGKSAASYVEAWDHWIAFSLLTVLGLHMIYEGTRPDGGSEEHKAQKMSLLRTCLTAFSTSIDAMAVGVSLAFINVNIWIASALIGLATTLMVTIGIMLGRAIGSVMGHRAEIFGGLTLIAVGAWILYGQL, from the coding sequence ATGAACCCAATAGCCCTTCTTTTGCTTGCCTTTGCCATGTCCACAGATGCTTTCGCTGCTGCGATTGGTAAAGGCGCAATCCTTAAAAAACCACGCCTCACTGAAGCTTTCAGAATAGGAATCATCTTTGGTTCTATCGAAGCAATTACGCCGCTTGTAGGCTGGCTAATTGGAAAATCAGCAGCAAGCTATGTGGAGGCCTGGGATCACTGGATTGCTTTTTCACTCCTGACGGTCCTGGGTCTTCACATGATTTATGAGGGTACAAGGCCTGATGGGGGTAGTGAGGAGCATAAGGCCCAAAAAATGTCTTTGCTCCGGACCTGTCTAACGGCATTTAGTACCAGTATTGATGCTATGGCGGTGGGTGTTAGTCTGGCCTTCATCAATGTCAACATATGGATAGCTTCAGCTTTGATTGGGCTTGCAACGACCCTCATGGTGACTATTGGCATAATGCTAGGGCGTGCTATAGGGTCGGTCATGGGACACAGAGCAGAAATTTTTGGCGGACTAACGCTGATTGCAGTGGGCGCATGGATTTTATACGGTCAACTGTAA
- a CDS encoding NirD/YgiW/YdeI family stress tolerance protein: protein MKKLILASILLGATATVTAGETITTDSAAITQGIKEGTEVRMEGEVVQALGDERYLLRDIKGQVEIELDEDLTAERPLKAGTRLSFTGEVDHDDGRSIVKINKVHSVKGAPDSAPNATISN, encoded by the coding sequence ATGAAGAAATTGATTCTTGCATCAATACTATTGGGTGCTACCGCCACCGTTACCGCTGGCGAGACCATTACCACTGACAGCGCAGCGATCACTCAGGGCATCAAGGAAGGTACTGAGGTGCGCATGGAAGGTGAAGTAGTTCAGGCACTCGGTGATGAGCGTTATTTGCTGCGCGACATCAAAGGCCAAGTCGAGATCGAGTTAGATGAAGATCTCACTGCAGAACGTCCGCTGAAAGCCGGCACCCGACTTTCCTTTACCGGCGAAGTGGACCATGACGATGGCCGTAGCATCGTAAAGATAAACAAGGTTCATTCTGTAAAAGGTGCGCCTGACAGCGCCCCAAACGCAACGATCAGTAATTAA
- a CDS encoding ISL3 family transposase, with protein MTEMPDNILHLPEYQVLGCKSTDDEMHFQVDAPDPIACEECGVQGEFVRFGKRDVPYRDLPIHGKRVTLWVVRRRYTCRACKTTFRPQLPEMVDGFRMTLRLHEYVEKESFNHPYTFVAAQTGLDEKTVRDIFNARAEFLGRWHRFETPRILGIDELYLNKRYRCILTNIEERTLLDLLATRRQDVVTNYLMKLKDLQKVEIVSMDMWNPYRTAVKTVLSQARIVVDKFHLVRMANDALEKVRKGLRKELKPSQSRTLKGDRKILLKRAHEVSDRERLIMETWTGAFPQLLAAYEHKERFYGIWDATTRPQAEAALDDWIATIPKGQKEVWSDLVRAVGNWHEEIMTYFETDMPVTNAYTESINRLAKDKNREGRGYSFEVMRARMLYTTKHKKKAPTAKVSPFYKKTIGYGLPDFAEELNYGVDLSTI; from the coding sequence ATGACCGAAATGCCCGACAACATCCTGCACCTGCCTGAGTACCAGGTGCTGGGCTGCAAATCCACCGACGACGAAATGCACTTCCAGGTGGACGCGCCCGATCCCATCGCCTGCGAGGAATGCGGCGTGCAGGGTGAGTTCGTGCGGTTCGGCAAGCGTGATGTTCCCTATCGTGATCTGCCCATCCACGGCAAGCGGGTCACCCTCTGGGTGGTCCGCCGCCGGTATACCTGCCGGGCCTGCAAGACCACATTCAGGCCCCAGCTACCGGAGATGGTGGACGGCTTCCGCATGACGCTGCGGCTGCATGAATACGTGGAGAAGGAATCCTTCAACCACCCCTACACCTTCGTGGCGGCACAGACCGGCCTGGACGAGAAGACGGTACGCGACATCTTCAACGCCCGCGCCGAGTTCCTGGGGCGCTGGCACCGCTTCGAGACGCCCCGAATTCTGGGCATCGACGAGCTGTACCTGAACAAGCGTTACCGTTGCATTCTGACCAACATCGAGGAGCGAACCCTGCTTGACCTGCTGGCCACACGCCGTCAGGACGTGGTGACCAACTACCTGATGAAGCTGAAAGACCTACAGAAGGTCGAGATCGTCAGCATGGACATGTGGAACCCTTACCGGACGGCGGTCAAGACTGTGCTGTCACAGGCCCGCATCGTGGTCGATAAATTCCATTTGGTGCGTATGGCCAACGATGCCCTGGAGAAGGTGCGCAAGGGCCTCAGAAAGGAGCTAAAACCTTCCCAAAGCCGAACCCTCAAGGGAGACCGGAAAATCCTGCTGAAACGCGCTCACGAAGTCTCAGACCGGGAGCGCCTCATCATGGAGACCTGGACAGGCGCATTCCCGCAACTGCTGGCCGCCTACGAGCACAAGGAACGCTTTTACGGCATCTGGGACGCCACTACACGGCCCCAGGCAGAAGCCGCCCTGGACGACTGGATAGCCACCATCCCGAAGGGCCAGAAGGAAGTCTGGAGTGATTTGGTCAGGGCGGTGGGCAACTGGCACGAAGAGATCATGACCTACTTCGAGACGGACATGCCCGTCACCAACGCTTACACGGAGTCCATCAACCGACTGGCCAAGGACAAGAACCGTGAAGGGCGTGGTTACTCGTTCGAGGTGATGCGGGCACGAATGCTCTACACCACGAAGCACAAGAAGAAGGCTCCGACTGCGAAGGTCTCTCCGTTCTACAAGAAAACCATCGGTTACGGACTGCCGGACTTTGCAGAGGAACTCAACTACGGGGTCGATCTATCAACCATCTGA
- the dmeF gene encoding CDF family Co(II)/Ni(II) efflux transporter DmeF codes for MHGHRLEEWQHNHVFGQDRKKSGEIRSLIVVALTVVMMVWEILAGIIYGSMALLADGLHMGSHAVALGIAAFAYAYARRNAGNTQFSFGTGKVNALGGFTGAVLLAGFALYMVIESIDRFIHPVEISFNGAIFVAIIGLIVNGVSAWILGGEDHDHGHGHGHGHGHHDHNRRAAYFHVLADALTSVLAIAALLAGKYAGWNWMDPIMGIVGALLITRWSWHLLKDTSCVLLDKQRSDLEHDVRQSIENGDARISDLHLWAIGPNIHAAIVSIVSHAPDSPAVYRQRIQARCPSLVHVTVEPQRCINETRETNAG; via the coding sequence ATGCATGGTCACAGGCTCGAAGAATGGCAACACAATCATGTTTTTGGTCAAGATCGTAAAAAATCCGGTGAAATACGCTCACTGATCGTCGTCGCTCTAACTGTCGTAATGATGGTGTGGGAAATTCTGGCAGGCATTATTTATGGCTCGATGGCCCTCCTGGCCGACGGCCTTCATATGGGCTCTCATGCTGTCGCTCTCGGTATTGCAGCCTTCGCCTATGCATACGCTCGCCGCAACGCAGGCAATACACAGTTTTCATTTGGCACCGGGAAGGTCAATGCGCTGGGCGGGTTCACCGGCGCGGTCCTACTGGCAGGCTTCGCCCTGTATATGGTCATTGAAAGCATCGACCGTTTCATTCATCCGGTCGAAATTTCGTTCAATGGAGCCATTTTTGTCGCCATCATCGGCTTGATCGTCAATGGAGTATCGGCCTGGATCCTGGGCGGGGAAGACCACGACCATGGGCATGGGCATGGGCATGGGCATGGGCACCATGATCATAACCGTCGAGCGGCCTACTTCCACGTACTCGCCGATGCCTTAACTTCGGTATTGGCGATTGCTGCCTTGCTGGCCGGAAAGTATGCGGGCTGGAACTGGATGGACCCAATCATGGGTATCGTCGGTGCGTTACTTATTACCCGCTGGTCATGGCATCTATTGAAGGACACTTCCTGCGTGCTGCTTGATAAACAGCGCAGCGACTTGGAGCACGACGTCAGGCAATCCATCGAGAATGGCGATGCCCGAATTAGCGATCTGCACCTCTGGGCCATTGGACCAAATATTCACGCCGCCATTGTCTCGATCGTTTCGCATGCTCCTGATTCGCCTGCCGTTTATAGGCAACGCATTCAGGCTAGGTGCCCGTCATTAGTACACGTTACTGTCGAGCCCCAGCGTTGTATTAATGAAACGAGGGAAACCAACGCCGGATAA
- a CDS encoding TolC family protein translates to MGIQTPVRMAALLLAVCAYASASADSSSSPAQWAQWVQRQVSQLPASRAIQAEQERLLAQSRALSQPLYNPSLNIDYEDSLDITQTVGLSQTLDWSGKARARRDAVAVRDQLAQLRGDKARARLLADSLNALVAHAAAREQLAAAREQEQQLRDLTDLIRRREQAGDVGQVDAQLAYLSLGQAQQALADAESAATRAATTLRQQLASQQPAVALPAADRWQAPSLTHGVVQRLPTSFDLQLAEQQLALAERGVSVADKQRNTDPTLGLRVGQEGGENLWGVDFSLPLKFFNTGKPGYEAALADSEERRALLEKTRNDIQARLDGALSDYQQRRERWETWQQLTGDSLARSDTLLKRVWQQGELTTQNYLQALNQRLDTRLAGIALRDAMQQAWVQWLYESAQLNDWLNQLANE, encoded by the coding sequence ATGGGAATCCAGACCCCAGTGCGCATGGCCGCACTGTTACTGGCCGTGTGCGCGTATGCCAGCGCGTCGGCCGATTCTTCTTCCTCGCCCGCGCAGTGGGCGCAATGGGTGCAGCGCCAGGTCAGCCAGCTACCGGCCAGCCGGGCCATCCAGGCGGAGCAGGAACGGTTGCTGGCGCAAAGCCGGGCTTTATCGCAGCCGCTTTATAACCCTTCATTGAATATCGACTACGAAGACAGCCTCGATATCACCCAGACCGTGGGCCTCAGCCAGACGCTGGACTGGTCCGGCAAGGCCCGCGCCCGCCGTGATGCCGTGGCCGTACGGGATCAGCTGGCGCAGCTGCGTGGCGACAAGGCCCGCGCCCGCCTGCTGGCGGACAGCCTCAATGCGCTGGTGGCCCATGCCGCCGCCCGCGAGCAATTGGCGGCCGCCCGTGAGCAGGAACAGCAGCTGCGCGATCTCACCGACCTGATTCGCCGCCGCGAACAGGCGGGGGATGTGGGGCAGGTGGATGCGCAATTGGCCTACCTGTCACTGGGGCAGGCCCAGCAGGCCCTGGCGGATGCGGAAAGTGCCGCCACCCGTGCTGCCACCACATTGCGCCAGCAACTGGCCAGCCAACAACCCGCGGTGGCCTTGCCGGCGGCGGACCGTTGGCAGGCCCCGTCACTCACCCATGGTGTCGTGCAACGGCTCCCCACCAGCTTCGATTTGCAGTTGGCCGAGCAGCAACTGGCGCTGGCTGAGCGAGGGGTATCGGTGGCAGACAAACAACGCAACACCGACCCGACCCTGGGCCTGCGCGTGGGCCAGGAAGGTGGCGAAAATTTGTGGGGCGTGGATTTCAGCCTGCCATTGAAGTTCTTCAATACCGGCAAGCCAGGCTATGAAGCTGCCCTGGCGGACAGTGAAGAGCGGCGTGCACTGCTGGAGAAAACCCGCAACGACATTCAGGCCCGGCTGGACGGAGCGTTGAGCGATTACCAGCAGCGGCGCGAGCGCTGGGAAACCTGGCAACAACTCACCGGCGATAGCCTGGCGCGCAGCGACACCTTGCTCAAGCGCGTCTGGCAGCAGGGCGAACTCACCACCCAGAACTATCTGCAGGCCTTGAATCAGCGGCTCGATACCCGGCTGGCTGGCATCGCCCTGCGCGATGCCATGCAGCAGGCCTGGGTGCAGTGGCTCTATGAAAGCGCCCAGCTCAACGACTGGCTGAACCAGTTGGCCAACGAATGA
- a CDS encoding zinc-binding alcohol dehydrogenase family protein, with product MKAIGFNRPRAIEDVHALEDIQLDLPSPAPRDLLVAVHAISVNPIDTKLRQRPLEQPGYRVLGFDAAGVVEAVGEEVENFNVGDRVWYAGAVQRQGSNAQYQCVDERLVAKKPNSLGMQEAAALPLTTLTAWEALEDQLGFQAGECEGKSVLVIGGAGGVGSIAIQLAAHYFGLKVITTAGRETSANWCQSLGAHHIVDYRKPLLAQLDAIGCPQIDGIFITQNLDDYWATACQAVAPLGGICAIVDARAPLDLNPLKAKSARFSWEFMFTRAMFATDMQHQGDILTRLSELVDQGTVQTTVSEGLGTINAANLKEAHRRLESGNTVGKLVLAGWD from the coding sequence ATGAAAGCCATTGGATTCAATCGGCCCAGAGCCATAGAAGATGTACACGCCCTGGAGGACATCCAGCTGGACCTTCCCTCGCCCGCCCCCCGGGACCTACTGGTGGCCGTACACGCTATCTCGGTCAACCCCATTGATACCAAGCTTCGCCAACGCCCCCTGGAGCAGCCCGGTTACCGGGTACTGGGGTTTGATGCTGCCGGCGTGGTGGAAGCGGTGGGCGAGGAAGTGGAAAACTTCAACGTCGGCGACCGGGTCTGGTATGCCGGCGCCGTGCAACGCCAGGGCAGCAATGCCCAGTACCAGTGTGTTGATGAACGGCTAGTGGCAAAAAAACCGAATAGCCTGGGCATGCAAGAAGCGGCTGCACTCCCCCTCACCACACTAACCGCCTGGGAGGCCCTGGAAGATCAGCTCGGTTTTCAAGCCGGAGAGTGTGAGGGGAAAAGTGTGCTGGTGATCGGTGGCGCAGGAGGAGTGGGGTCCATCGCTATCCAGCTAGCCGCCCACTATTTTGGTCTTAAGGTGATCACCACTGCGGGTCGCGAAACCTCTGCCAACTGGTGTCAAAGCCTCGGCGCTCATCATATCGTGGACTACCGCAAGCCATTACTAGCACAGCTGGACGCCATTGGTTGCCCGCAGATTGACGGCATCTTCATTACCCAAAATCTGGACGACTATTGGGCCACTGCCTGCCAAGCCGTCGCACCGCTGGGAGGCATCTGCGCTATCGTCGACGCCCGTGCGCCTCTCGACCTGAACCCCCTTAAGGCCAAGAGCGCGCGCTTCAGCTGGGAATTCATGTTCACCCGCGCCATGTTCGCTACCGACATGCAGCATCAAGGCGACATCCTTACCCGGCTCAGCGAACTAGTGGATCAAGGCACAGTCCAGACCACCGTCAGCGAAGGCCTGGGCACCATTAATGCCGCCAACCTGAAAGAAGCCCACCGGCGGCTGGAGTCTGGCAACACAGTGGGGAAACTGGTTCTTGCTGGCTGGGACTAA